A single genomic interval of Helianthus annuus cultivar XRQ/B chromosome 6, HanXRQr2.0-SUNRISE, whole genome shotgun sequence harbors:
- the LOC110865391 gene encoding delta-1-pyrroline-5-carboxylate synthase: MDPTRAFVKNVKRVVVKVGTAVVTRDDGRLAVGRLGAIFEQLEKLNSRGFEIILVTSGAVGAGRQRLKYRKMINSSFADLQKPQGELDGKACAAVGQNGLMALYDTLFSQLDVTSSQLLVTDNDFKNEDFREQLCQTVDSLLDLRSIPIFNENDAISTRRAPYEDSSGIFWDNDSLAALLAMELKADLLVLLSDVNGLYSGPPTDPRSKLIHTYVKQKHQKTISFGDKSRMGRGGMDAKVKAASNAAYSGTPVVIASGFAPNNIIKVLNGERVGTLFHKDAHMWIPVTEIGPHEMAVSAREASRRLQGLTSEERKKILLDVAAALEANEQFIVLENDADVEAARDAGYDEALVARLALKPSKIRALAESVRRLAKMEEPIGQVLKRTELAEGLVLEKKSCPLGVLLIVFESRPDALVQIASLAIRSGNGLLLKGGKEAKRSNAILHKVITSALPETVGTKLIGLLTSREEIPELLKLDDVIDLVIPRGSNKLVSQIKSSTKIPVLGHSDGICHVYVDKAANLEMAKKIVLDAKTDYPAACNAMETLLIHKDLLASGGLQELVKELEKEGVTLFSGPRVNGVVSFSKANTFHHEYNSKACTIEIVNNVDEAIEHIHSYGSSHTECIVTDNRDVAEHFLSRVDSAAVFHNASTRFCDGARFGLGAEVGISTSKIHARGPVGVEGLLTTRWVLRGKGQVVEGDKGVVYTHKELLTSNGY; encoded by the exons ATGGATCCTACTCGAGCTTTCGTCAAAAACGTCAAGCGTGTAGTCGTCAAG GTTGGAACAGCTGTGGTTACCCGAGATGATGGAAGATTAGCTGTTGGTCGACTTGGTGCTATTTTTGAACAG CTTGAAAAGTTGAACTCTCGAGGCTTTGAAATCATTTTAGTTACTTCAGGAGCTGTTGGAGCCGGCCGCCAAAGGCTTAAATACAGGAAAATGATCAACAGCAG TTTCGCTGACCTCCAAAAACCGCAAGGTGAACTTGATGGAAAAGCTTGTGCAGCTGTTGGTCAAAATGGTTTGATGGCCTTGTATGACACTTTATTCAGCCAG CTGGATGTGACCTCCTCTCAACTCCTTGTCACCGATAACGATTTCAAGAATGAAGATTTCAGGGAGCAACTTTGTCAAACGGTGGATTCATTGTTAGATCTTAGGAGCATCCCGATTTTCAATGAAAACGATGCTATCAGTACTAGGAGAGCTCCTTATGAG GATTCTTCAGGTATTTTCTGGGATAATGACAGTCTGGCAGCTCTGCTGGCAATGGAATTGAAGGCGGATCTTCTTGTTTTGTTGAGTGATGTTAATGGCCTTTACAGCGGTCCTCCTACTGATCCACGCTCAAAGCTAATCCATACATACGTTAAACAAAAACATCAAAAGACGATCAGTTTTGGAGACAAGTCAAGGATGGGAAGAGGTGGTATggatgcaaaagtcaaagctgcATCCAATGCAGCTTATTCTGGTACACCTGTTGTCATTGCAAG TGGCTTTGCTCCGAATAACATCATAAAGGTTTTGAATGGAGAACGTGTTGGTACTTTGTTCCATAAAGATGCACATATGTGGATTCCGGTTACTGAAATTGGTCCACATGAAATGGCAGTATCGGCTCGTGAAGCCTCTCGAAGACTTCAG GGACTAACAagtgaagaaagaaagaaaatctTGTTAGATGTAGCTGCTGCATTGGAGGCAAATGAACAGTTTATCGTGCTTGAGAACGACGCTGATGTTGAAGCTGCACGCGATGCAGGATACGATGAAGCTTTGGTAGCTCGTTTGGCTTTAAAACCTAGCAAG ATCCGTGCTCTTGCAGAATCTGTGCGTAGACTAGCAAAAATGGAAGAACCCATTGGTCAAGTTTTGAAAAGAACAGAG CTTGCAGAAGGGCTCGTCTTAGAAAAGAAGTCATGTCCTTTAGGTGTTCTGCTTATTGTCTTCGAGTCTCGGCCAGATGCGCTAGTTCAG ATAGCTTCGTTGGCAATCCGTAGCGGGAATGGTCTACTACTAAAAGGCGGTAAAGAAGCTAAAAGGTCAAACGCGATACTGCACAAG GTAATCACCTCTGCGCTCCCGGAAACCGTTGGAACAAAATTAATTGGACTACTAACATCACGAGAGGAAATTCCAGAGTTGCTGAAG CTTGATGATGTGATAGATCTTGTAATCCCTAGAGGCAGCAATAAACTTGTGTCCCAAATAAAAAGCTCAACTAAAATTCCAGTTCTTGGTCACTCTG ACGGCATTTGCCATGTTTATGTTGATAAAGCTGCTAACTTGGAGATGGCAAAAAAGATTGTATTGGATGCAAAAACAGATTATCCAGCCGCGTGTAATGCTATG GAAACACTACTTATACACAAGGACTTGTTGGCCAGTGGAGGACTGCAGGAGCTTGTtaaagaacttgaaaaagaag GTGTTACGCTATTTTCTGGACCTAGAGTGAATGGTGTGGTTAGCTTCTCAAAGGCGAATACATTCCATCATGAGTATAACTCCAAGGCTTGCACTATTGAAATAGTGAACAATGTTGATGAGGCAATAGAGCATATACACAGTTATGGAAG TTCCCACACCGAGTGCATTGTTACAGACAATCGTGATGTTGCTGAACATTTTCTTAGTCGAGTTGACAG TGCTGCAGTTTTTCACAATGCAAGCACAAGATTTTGTGATGGTGCACGGTTTGGACTTGGAGCGGAG GTTGGAATCAGTACAAGTAAAATCCATGCACGTGGCCCAGTCGGTGTAGAGGGACTCTTAACAACGCGATG GGTGTTGAGAGGTAAAGGGCAAGTGGTGGAGGGTGACAAGGGAGTTGTTTACACCCACAAAGAACTTTTAACATCTAACGGCTATTAG